The genomic interval TGTACTCTCGTCACATAAATTTTGCGTCTGAAAGGCGAACACccacaaatgcatatttaataatgtcCGCGTCATTTTACCGTTAATTTAGTAAAACGTGACAATGCGATTTTAACGCTGGTGCAAACTTAGTAAATCCGGTCCTTGGTGTTATCACTTATTCGGGTTCGTTTTAAAAAGCCGAGGTCGGAATAAATATGCTCttttatttgtacataaatataaagCTGTTATGCCGAACAGCGTATACCGACTTTTTTCGCAAGcgtttttgaaacattaaaaagtagagaattgcatttaatgtgctttctgtgtATATAAAACCTCTTATCtcaaaaatgacacacacacacacacacacacacacacacttaaagatACTATCAAACCACAACATAATGCATCCGTCCCAGAAGCAAAAGTGTGCAATTGTCtgtgaatttgaatttattttgtgaaaaattcATTACACCTCTTCTTTCTTGATCTTTTGTCAGCTATTAAAGAGAAGTACAGCGACTGGACCGAATTCCTCATCAAAGAGCTCACAGGTTCACGGACGGCGCCGGCAAACCTGCTTGAAGGGGTGAGAGCGAGatgcctgcgtgtgtgtgtgtgtgtgtgtgtgtgtgtgttacactcACATGTCAAGTAAGCGTTCTTAACATTAACGCTCATCAACAAACCCGCAAGCGTCATACGTAGAAAAGTCAGTGTGTGTCGAAATGCCACAGTTGCGTTTAATACCACTTTTGGCCCAGAAACCCACCGGTTGAAAACCACCGAATGACAGTGAACGGAAAAATGGAGCGGGCCTTAATCAAGACAGACGCTTGTTTAATCCGTcatgaatgaaaacaagaatataatgtaaaagatcatgtgacaggGTTGTGCGTCGAAACAGCACTTCCTGTCATTGTGACAGCAAGACGATAGTAGATACGACAAAACACAGGTGAAGCCTGAATCACACACCTAATATCTAGCTTATAATAATATCCAACaattaattatacaaattaattaacatccaacatttataataactgtcattaacaaatattatgtaatgcTTAACAGATCATTGGTTATTGTATACATAGctagaaatgtgaaaatatgcttgttaatgtttatttattaaacattatgtaACGATtaacagatctttatttaatgcaaattaaataaagcattttcagttttttactgttaaaatcacagtatttttttttttacagtgtatcatAAACAGTGTATTCcttgaaaatatttcatgtaaCATAAACCGATTGACCAATGCTAGAGTAATCTTATATCTCTTATAGTAACCCAATTACCTAAAACCATAACCCACAATAGCAGCAGACGTACATTAGCAAAAGCTTTAAACCGCTGCGTAAAAACGTCTCAAGTCATTGTAGATTGTCAAACAATTGACTTAATATTTctttgtctgtctttttctctcatctCAGCCATTAAGAGGTAAAAACACAGTGGATCTGATCGTGTCGGGCTGTATTTTAGAGGTACGCGATGCCTTTGAACCCAGCGTGTACTGGGCGGCACGGGTCCTGCGTAACGTCGGCGGACGTTTGTGCCTCAGCTACGTTGGACTAAACGATTCAGCCCATGACATGTGGGTGTTCTACCTTGACACCAGGCTCCGCCCCCTGGGCTGGGCCAAAGAGAATAACCTTTcactgaaaccacccacaggtGAGAGCACGAACCTgtattgttttgtataaatacaGTCGGTGTTAATATTACGTTTCGTTTTAAAAGAAGTTCATAGTCGTGCTTTTTTTCTCGACGCTTGCTGGTTCTGGCTTCCACACTCTAATTATCACGGATCTGGAGTCACATTTCCCTAAAGGAAACCTGTTAAATGCATTGGAAAACTTGTTCGGACATGTTCTCTTGTGATCTTGCCTTTCTGTCGGATATGCTTATGTAATGTATAAGGAATAACTGGTGATGACAGTTACAATTTTGAAAGTAGATGCACACCCACAGCAAAGTGGTTATGCAGTAATGCAGGTGTGCATTCAGTTGAATGAATTCAGTGGGCAGTCAGAAAGCAGTCAAAGCGTCGCTATAGAATTTGTATTGACTACTGTTCCTAAGCAGTTATTTTAAGAAGAAAGAGTGATCGGGAGCGTGTGATTGCCTGGGTTTGTGAAGTCTTAGCACCGTTGGGAGGTGGCGATGCCGCAAAAAGCTAAGGAATTAGCTTAACTACTTTTCTCAGAAGCGAAATGGTGgcatcactttaaaaaaaaaaactaacaaacaaacgTGTGGCTTTTTAGCTTTTCGGTAGAAAAACTattggatggatgggtggatgtaCAGAAtggtagatggatggatagaagtacagaaggatggatggataaatgaatGGAAGGATGCAGAAGTAGAGAATATTGGATGTATGCGTAGACATATGGGTAGATGGATGAATAGACatacggatggatggatgatggatggatggatggatgaatggatggagaAGTACAGAatagtggatggatggatggatggatggatggatggatggatggatggatggatggatggagaagtACAGAAtagtagatggatggatggatggagggagaaGTACAGAatagtggatggatggatggatggatggatggatggatggatggatggatggatggatggagggagaaGTACAGAatagtggatggatggatgatggatggatggatggagggagaaGTACAGAatagtggatggatggatggagaagtACAGAatagtggatggatggatggagaagtACAGAatagtggatggatggatggatggagggagaaGTACAGAatagtggatggatggatggagggagaaGTACAGAatagtggatggatggatggagaagtACAGAatagtggatggatggatggatggatggatggatagatggatggatgaatagaaatacggatgatggatggatggatggatggagaagtACAGAATAGTGGATGAATGGaaggatagatggatgaatagaaatatggatgatggatggatggatggagaagtACAGAATAGTGGATGTATGGATAGAAGTACAGATTAATAGATGGATGGACGAATGGATTGACAGAAATGCAGaattatggatggatggatggatggatggacagacataCAGAATGGATGGTATGAAGTATGGATGGATAGAAATACAGAAGTATGGACAGATAGAAATACATAATGATGGATGAACAGATGGAAGTACAGAAATATGGACGGATACAAATACAGAAGTATAGATGGATGATAGAAGTACAGAAGGATAGTCGGATGGATAAAAGCACAAAAGGATGGATGGTGGTGGGAGGATGGTTAGATCAATACAtaagtggatggatggatgaatgttCTCGTCTTTCTCTTTCAGACCTGTGTGATTTGAGGAGCAGCTCAGAATGGACTGAAGCTCTAGATGAAGCTACAACTGAAGCCTTGAAAAGTCCCCTTCCACTGGAGGTCttcaaggtgtgtgtgtgtgtgtgttttgcgaAAAGCTGGAGCAGTGTTTTACACAAAGCTCTCGATAACCATCGCGACCGGTctctgtacgtgtgtgtgtgtgtgtgtgtgtttcaggatcACGCTGACCTGAGCACACACTCCTTCAGGGCGGGAATGAAGCTCGAAATGGTGTCACCCAAGGAACCCTTCCACATCTGCCCTGTGTCTGTAACTAAAGTatgctttctcacacacacacacacactagatgAAGGGTTATTATGCTAGAGGTTATAATTACTAGCCACCTACCCTgacatcagtctctctctgtctcacgcTCGTCTCTCGGTTCTGCAGGTCTATAATGAATACTACTTTCAGATCACGGTGGATGACCTCACAGCCGAAGCCACGCCCACTCGTGTGGTGTGTCACGCCGACTCTCCGGGCATCCTGCCAGTGCAGTGGTGTCTGAAGAATGGTGTCGGGCTGGAGAGGCCACAAGGTGGGCGTGATGGGGTTAATGGGATTTTTGCTCTATTAAATTCATATTCTCTTAACTTGAGTTTTTTTCAAAGCCATTTCATCTcgattttattttctgtttaatgtgCTTCATTGGCGTGGCTTTGCACATTTGCACTGCTgaagacaaaaaacataaataagtaatattaataatggaaaataaagtcaaaaatacaaatgaagtataaaaaagaaacgttaatgttaaaatacagtGACAAAAAAATCGAATGGCAATacctcataaaaaaaataaaaataaggaagCATATTTAAAACACCATACAATtttatgagtaaaaaaaaaaaaaaaaaaactcttactgacaaatgggcTAAACCTATGAtatcagccaaaaaaaaaaaaccataagtAAATTACAACCAATTAGTATTTGACCGtgatttatcttttaaaatatcataaaacgtttttgttgtaaatatgcctgacaggATCATtacactgaaatatattttattgggtACGTTTCGTAAAACAgggaaaaatgtgtgatatttatttttggctcagaaaatgaaaaacaaaattccAATTAATTTAAGCAGAAAACCTTTCACTTTTGGGGAGGAATAAACAAcagcaatttaaagcagtattacacacacacacacacacacacacacacacacacacaggtgcatCAAGTCCAAAGTCAGTACAGCTTTCTACCAAGAGATTTAGGAGCACTTTATGCTGAAgagaaagtgattttttttttgtgagaaagATGTGTATTTTAATGGTCTTATATTCTAATGTTTTGAGATACTAGATTTTGAACTTTACACGTAACGactaaattatatatgaaaagaagttacaaaaaatatatgtaaggGATAAGTACTGcctgtttgttgtgtgtgtgtgtgtgtgtgtatgtatatatactacTTTACAATCAAActatattttcttataatagGTCTCTCTCTGCTTCTCGCCTCACTTATCTTCTCTCTATctcacttgtttttttccctctgcgTCTCATTTTCTGTCAGGTTTTGAGTCACAGGACTTTGACTGGGCGGACTATCTCAAACACACCGGCGCCGAAGCCGCTCCAGATGTGTGTTTCCCAAACGTAAGGCGCTTTCTCTCAATGCCCACCCCCCAGAAGCTCGCCTTCagatgagcgtgtgtgtgtgtgcgcgcgctccGATAGAGTCTGAACGAGGCTTTGGGGATTTCTTCTCATTTAGATAAAGTCTGATGACAGTGTGCCAATTGCTGGCTTTCCCCCGTTGCGGTGTTGGTCACATTGAAACGCAAGGTGCCAAgaggcattttttttgttttgtttttttaaaccgcTCCCCTCGTATTTCCCGTTCCTCATAAAGTTCAAAGTTGAATGACACAGCCAGGAACTATGAATTACGTTGATTTCCTGGCAAAGGATACgttatatattagtgctgtcaaacggaaaaaaaaaaaaattgtgtgaaaacaatgtgtgtgtgtaaatagaaaaaaaatgtggaaaaaattgtttacatattaaatatatattagatatataataataatatatagaaatatatacatgtaaatattttataaacatctactgtgtgtttatatatgcataataaatttaCATGAGAACACAAATTATGTaagaaaaaacatacatatagccatatatatatatatgtgtatgtgtgtgtgtgtgtaatatatatatatatatatatatatatatatatatatatatacacacacacacacatacacacatatatatatatgtgtgtttgtatttatatatacataataaatatacacacttaaacaaaaactttcattttgaatgcgattcattgtttgacagcacaaacacattttatctCCGATTTTCTGCAAATCTCTGACAAGTAAACTTTAATTAACGACTTTAATGAATCTTCCGTATCGCAAATGCTACTAGACGCTCGcagctgaaacactgcgagggCCACTCAGCCCGCCAGATTCCACCAATTACACCGCAATTCAAGacacaattgtttttttgtcgCCGCCGTTTGTTTTGCACCAATTAGCGGCCGTAAATGGCGATAAGCGTGTTCGCCGCTACTTCGAAGGATTCGTTAAAGCGCCTCGTTATCCAGCGTGTTTGTACCTATTGTGATACGCGCGGTTTTATATAATTGGACACATGGCGCTTCACCACTGACCTATTTTTCCccgctgtctgtgtgtgtgtgtgtgtgtgtgtgtgtgtgtgtgtgtgtgtgtgtgtgtgtgtgtgtgttcaggcgtCTCAGGGCAAGGGCTTCTGTAAGGATATGTGGCTTGAAGCCGTGAATCCGCTCCAGTCTGCCGAACTCTGCGTCGCTCGCATCGCTCAGGTCAAAGGTCGGCTTCTCTGGCTCAGGCTGGAAGGTGGGAATAAACAGAGCGCGCGCTGTATATTGACCTCCTTTGCGTATTATTTAGCAGAAATCGCTCAAGGCCGCGATCTTGCAGCGAATACCGAAAGATATTACACGCTGATGCGCTGTTGACACGGTTTTTCACCTCTGCTCTCCGTGTTTGTTTTTAGGTCTGAGTAAGCCGCAACCGGATTGCGTAGTGGATGTCGAGAGCACGAATATCTTCCCTGTGGGCTGGTGTGAAGCTAACGGCTATCCGCTAACACATCTACTGAAGACAGTCTGTGAGTGCCGAGTACTGCTGGAAAGCGTGTTTTAGCCATGTTTGCGTGAAAATCAGGCGTTAGATATAGaaagatataatatatagatatagatatcaATACCACCAAAAAAGCACGTTGCTAGAGCTgacaaacgattaatcgtgattaaaaatgtcatgttggcattattatatatatatatatatatatatatatatatatatatatatatatatatgcatgctgtgtatatttattatgtatatgtaaatacacacacatgcatgcatctATTTCAAAAAACGTTGTTTAtatgttacatatatttatattttatgaatataaatatagacatgtaaacattttttgaaaatgtaatgtatgtatatatatatatatatatatatatatatatatatatatatatatatatatacacacacatacacacgagaaatatacataaaacacacattatgcaaacaaaaatgtttattttgtatgcgattaattgcgattTTTGCATAAAGCTATAACataatgtgaaaaagaaaatcgggtcaaaatattttctcaatCTTAAAGTAGCCCGTTTTCGcaactaaataaaaaggatattgcaacttttttttcacaattatgACTTGAATTATGACTTTCTTAGAATTGTAAGACGTAAAATCACTACTGTGAGTTATAAAGTATGTAAATAAAGACCACGCCTTTCGAAATACTCACTTTATAATTCAAAACTGTGTGATTTAGTCACAAATCTAACTTTTAAGCGCAATTCGGACTTTTTTGTAAGGTACAAACTCACAGTTGTGAGCTATAAGGTCcatttttgagggaaaaaataCTAACACACTGATATGCTATCATGAAACTCAGAACTGTAAGGAAAAAaaggcattatttatttatatatttttttatactatttatttatttgtttatttttatccatATTTATAGTACAcgctcaaaaaaagaaaaaaatcagtagAAAATCTCGATTTTAACCCTAAAACTAAACACAATGCAGCGCGAAATTCGAAATacggagataaaaaaaaaatatccagacCGAAAAATTCTCCGGTGAAATATTTCGGAGGATCCCGTTTTACGATGtcatgtgaaaatatttacaggCGTGTTAAACAAAGCAATTTTTACCAACCTGATGGTAACGTACTGTAAGCCCGAGACGTGGATGGTAATGAAGTGATGCAGTAATAACGGCTTTTACTTTTTCATCTGACTCGGCTCTTTCAGAGCAAACCTGAACAGGATTTTCCATCATTTCATGGCGTTTTCAGAGAACAAAAGAACAACCCTTTCCAGAGAAATGTCCCTATCTTCCCCAGTGAGTCATGTTTTTGTGTGGTATTTCAGGTTTGCCTCAGAAGAAGATTGCCGTTGTTCAGCCCGAGAAACAGTGAGTAGACGCTCGCGGACgttttaaccattttaaccATGTCACCTTCGCTAAAAAGCGTGGGACTTTTAACCTAAACCCGCACGTGACTTCTCGTTTCGAAAATATGTTAATGCTGTATGCTTTTTCTGTTCGATCGTTCCTGTAGTGcgatgcttttttttaaattttattttaggttggCCCCCTCGCAGCCTCCGGATGCCCCTCTTAACCTCTGCTCGTCCGTGGATATAGGTTTGCcgaatattcattttaattcgtGTCCTGTAAACCTCGTCCGCGCGACTGCGTGCTAACATTTCGCTAACATCTAGGTTCGGCGAACGGAAAATACTGTTGCTCCCAGCTCTTCATCAACCACCGCTGTTTTTCCGGTCCGTATCTCAACAAAGGCCGAATCGCGGAGCTGCCCAAAGCCGTTGGGCCTGGAAAGTGTGCCGTAGTCCTCAAAGAGGTAGTCTTTCTGGCGTTTTATACGTTTTATTGTATTACAATCCTACACTTACGTTATTTGATTACGTCCTGCGTTAAAACGATGATCACAGAAGCGAAAGAATAGTTTCCCGCTGTGTGTTTGAATGTTCGTTGGTATCTGCGTGACGTGATTGGCTACATGGGACGCATTTCTCACAGATCCTGACGATGTTGATAAACTCGGCGTATAAACCCGGCCGTGTGCTCAGAGAGCTGCAGATGGTGGAAGACCCACAGTGGAACTGTCAGGAAGAAACCCTGAAAGCCaagtatgaacacacacacacacacacacacacacacacacacacacacgcttgtgTGTGCTTTTAGTTATCTACAGTAAAGGACAGTACACCGCAGACATTGATTAGTTTTATATGAAGCTAGTTTTATATGCACGCCAGTAATGTTTtatactaaaacacttttataaaaaacCTAATCAAACGATGGCCTAAGTCTGCGATCCAATGCCATTATTTCTCTTTACCTGCTCATTAAGGCTTTCCGATACTCTTGAGTGTGCATCGTTCTAAAAGCAAATATATTACTGCTAAATTAGCTAACATACCAAATTAAAGTGCATTCGTGATGAACGGAGAGCAGTCCTTCATTTGCATAATGCGACAGCTGATTAGCACAGTCGTGCGTAGCTGAGCCCGAAAGTCTAAAACGTCGAACACTCCTGAACCCGTTCGCTCGTTCACAGATACAAAGGGAAGAGCTACCGGTCCACCACGAGGATCGTCCGGACCGCGGATCAAGTCTCGGAGTTCTGCCGCCGAGTATGCGAGCGACTTCAGTGCTGTCCCAATCTCTTCGGCCCGACGATCGTGTCCGACAAGTGCCCCGAAAACTGCTTCAGCCAGACCAAGACCAAATACAGTGAGTGTTTTCTCCCGGAAACGCACGTAGCTCTCGGGAACGGTCAATAAATCGCGTTTATGCCCGCCGCAGCGTATTACAAGAAGAGGAAAGTGGGACGCCCGAGCTTAGGGGAGAACGCGCAGGACGGGGACGTGACCAAACCGGCGCGGCGCCGGAAGAAGCGCAAAGCCATCTTTGTGCAGAAGAAACGGCGCACGTCTATCGTGGGATACCACACCGCAGAGTCACCTCAGGTCGGTCCAAACCAAAAACACACGCTCTGAAACATTCCCTCGCGTCTCACTTGAGAGTAAGCAAGCGCATGAAAAGTACGCACATTTCTGAACGACGAGAATAATAAACGTGAAATGTTGCGTAATCACAGCCCAGATACGTATTTTGTTTCATGCGAAGCGGGTACTTTGACCGGCTAGGTTTTGTCTGGGTGGagtgcactgaaaaaaatttttaataattaaaatagctaattaattcattatttaaattatatatatatatatatatatatatatatatatatatatatatatatatatatatatatatatatatatatatataaaatttttttttaatcatttaaaatgttttttaaataattaatgcattattactgttattaaatgtaacggtcattttacaataaaatagtCAAACgttcaaaaaaataagaaaaatgtgtgcaatgcattttaaatcaattaattatgatattgtaaccatacattataatattaatcacaTTGTTACACAGAACATATAATGCATTCATGCAAACATGACAAGCGGTTTCAGATGTAACAAGGAATctgcaaatattataataactttggttaaaattatttatgaaaatatataatgcattacaaacatgcattatgaatacctttataatgcattatacaaagCCACGGAATgaactatttatatattgagTAATATACTGTATCTAAAgcgtattttcttttttttaaccgtattcgctgaatatttaaataatatataaataataaatattaagttctttttagttttgtgctaaataactaaaaattacCATCGGGGTaaaacctagatttaattcaatttttttttattttgataagaatccgtttaaagtaattaaaaagcatctgttataaatatatatatttttttctgtgactgAATAACTTATTTGTTTCAGCATGAAACGTGAAGAAGAAACCAGccaactgtttaaaataaaccttACAGCCAACGGAAAAGATATGATTTATTGATGTTATCAGACAAGTTGACACTAAAATTTTGTTAggaattattaatttgttcaaaaatgatATTTGTGGCCAAGAAATTTAACGAAGCAACGGTACCCACCCTTAAGAACAAGCACAAGACTGTCCCTGTTTCTTCACAGGATAGCGATTATTactatgatgatgatgaagatgaagacgtCGAGGAGTGGGGCAGTGAAGTGAGTTCCAGCTCGCCGCCTGAGGAGGCCTCAGCCCACTCCTTCAAGGACGTCCCGAGGAGAGGAAGACCCCCGCGCCGCGCCGCTCTTCAGCGCAGGGCGACCCATCCAGGGCCAGAACCCACAGACAGATCGTCTCCCAGAAGAACCACACGCTCGGTTTCTTGCAGCCAGAACCAGGCGGCCAAAGACACGCACGCGAAGGTAAGACATCCGCACGGATTCTCTAAAAAAAGCAGCATCTTTCATCTACATTGGATTGCGTTAGTTAAGGTGAACTGTGCTCGTGTGTGAACGTAGACCGAGGGTTTTGAAGAGGAAGACCGTCTGGTGTTGGAGACCAATCCTCTGGAATGGAGCGTCTCTGATGTGGTCGACTTCATCACGTCCACGGACTGTGCCTCTCTAGCGAAGATATTCCAAGAGCAGGTGCGTTATAGCCTACGAGATTTGTTTTATAGATGATCTTTCGTAAACGGTGATCGGCAACCAAATATTGACCACGTGGAAGTCATGCTTCTTGCCTTGCTTAAATATTGAAGGATGCATATCAAAAGGCCAATCGGTGttttggtaacgctttacaatGAGGTTCATAAGTTAACATTAGTTGAAATAAGAATGAAgacttctgcagcatttattgaTATTAGTAAATgtcaattattaaaatcacaagttacCCTTAAGCgttaccattattttattcatttttttaagtacttgtaaatacttaaaaacactaatttgttattttttttaactaatgcaGACATCAAataattcaagttttttttttttgtgtcaaacttttattatttcaataatttgaaaattatgtatttgtattattgttacagtatatatttaaataagtaattaaatgGTCAAAGTTTGATTATTTGTATGAACATAATTTATGTAGtttaatataaatcaaaataaacaatacaaaaaataatttcaatatttaaaattaaattatgctgTTAATTGCACActtgaaaattatatatatacacacatttatctgtaaatattatgcttgggtatattttaatatttgaaaccttaacattagcatttaatttttgtaaatatttctagCTATATTAAATGGCTGTGTCAGATCCAGCATCCAGAATGCATTGCTTTTTGCCGAAATCAATCACACATTTGCTATCAGGTGAAGTAAACAAGAACGAgctaaaatcaaatatttatgctAACCACACATCTTCTTCGCTTCTGAAGGACATTGATGGACAGGCCCTGTTGCTGCTGACCCTTCCTACCGTCCAAGAATGTATGGATCTAAAGCTCGGCCCCGCCATCAAACTCTGTCATCAGATCGAGCGAGTCAAAGTGGCCTTCTACTCCCAGTTCGCTAACTAAGCTAACCTCCTTGACGGACGTAAATCTACAGAAAAACCTATATCGTACTCAGGGGATGCGAAGAATCATTCCATCCGTCGGGAAACCTCAGGTTGCCTCATACccaatggattttttttccaaaatgagATTTAGACATGGAATATGACAATTTTTGCTTTCCCTGTTAAAGAGAGCCTCTGAAGGTTTTGGCCCGGTTTGAGTTGGTCAACCTGGTCTCCCAGACTAGTCAACCTGGCCTTTAGAGGATTCAACTGGATGGCCATCTGATCAAGTACCAAAAACTTCTTTAAAAGCCATCAAAACAGCTTAAACAACCTTCCGCTTTTACAAAAATAAGGACTTTAAGAATTGTTCCAAAGGACaacaatgccatagaagaaccatttctgGTTCCCTTTCAATgaacagatctttttttttttttaggctgaTGATACGCTGGGCAGCTTTTTTTGAGCCATGTTGCTTGAGAACCTTTCAATCGAGAAGGGGGTCACAAATTTTTGTCCCGataatttagattaatttattGGAGGTTCCCTCACCTGGTTGATCGTTTACGTCAACATTTCCAAAAGTTGCCCGGCAACATTGTTCAAAAAGTTGCCCGATGTGTCGCCATCCTTAccgtgaagaacctttttccaCCATTGagaaccttttgtggaatggaaagATTCCaaggatgttaaaggttcttcagtGATGCCAATAAAGGACCTTTGCGTTTTAAGAGTGCCGTTTTTTCATAAGCATGGTGAAGACAAACCATACAACCAAAAGAACAAGACGTCCTCCGTGGGAACAAGCGCGAAGTGAAGACGGTTCAACTGTGAAAAACCTGAATTCACCGCAGAACTATCTAAAATTTTATCCGTCTTTTAAGaccaaattatatttataaaggcGACTTGCATATGAAGTATTAACTTCGGAAGTGAACTaatatatttgtgatatttattttgtttccgataaactatttttataatgtgtGCTAGGAGGTTAGGGTCGATTTAAAACCAGAAAAAAtatcaatctggcaacccggGCATTACGGATTAGGGAATATTATTACCATCAAGACCGGTGTTTGATATAAACTTATTGTGTGAGGGGTTATATGTTGTGCGAGTGCGCTGAAATGTGCATACGCGCATAAATACATAACTCTGTTTTCCCAAAATGCCTGCTGTTACGTCTAACGCGTCGGTGGTTTCTCTTTACGATTCAAGGACAAGTACATTTTTGAGGGGCTGCCTTTTGTCATGGCATGTcatgtaaatgtgatttttgatCTATGCAAAATTGGAtatgttttctatatatatatattttttgtttgcaatgACTTTCATagtgatatattttttacttct from Puntigrus tetrazona isolate hp1 chromosome 4, ASM1883169v1, whole genome shotgun sequence carries:
- the sfmbt2 gene encoding scm-like with four MBT domains protein 2 isoform X2 codes for the protein MDCAEEEVDFNWEEYLEETGATAAPHTSFRHVELSLQSSFQPGMKLEVANKGSLDTYWVATIITTCGQLLLLRYCGYGDDRKADFWCDVMTAELHPVGWCAQNNKTLQPPEAIKEKYSDWTEFLIKELTGSRTAPANLLEGPLRGKNTVDLIVSGCILEVRDAFEPSVYWAARVLRNVGGRLCLSYVGLNDSAHDMWVFYLDTRLRPLGWAKENNLSLKPPTDLCDLRSSSEWTEALDEATTEALKSPLPLEVFKDHADLSTHSFRAGMKLEMVSPKEPFHICPVSVTKVYNEYYFQITVDDLTAEATPTRVVCHADSPGILPVQWCLKNGVGLERPQGFESQDFDWADYLKHTGAEAAPDVCFPNASQGKGFCKDMWLEAVNPLQSAELCVARIAQVKGRLLWLRLEGLSKPQPDCVVDVESTNIFPVGWCEANGYPLTHLLKTVCLPQKKIAVVQPEKQLAPSQPPDAPLNLCSSVDIGSANGKYCCSQLFINHRCFSGPYLNKGRIAELPKAVGPGKCAVVLKEILTMLINSAYKPGRVLRELQMVEDPQWNCQEETLKAKYKGKSYRSTTRIVRTADQVSEFCRRVCERLQCCPNLFGPTIVSDKCPENCFSQTKTKYTYYKKRKVGRPSLGENAQDGDVTKPARRRKKRKAIFVQKKRRTSIVGYHTAESPQDSDYYYDDDEDEDVEEWGSEVSSSSPPEEASAHSFKDVPRRGRPPRRAALQRRATHPGPEPTDRSSPRRTTRSVSCSQNQAAKDTHAKTEGFEEEDRLVLETNPLEWSVSDVVDFITSTDCASLAKIFQEQDIDGQALLLLTLPTVQECMDLKLGPAIKLCHQIERVKVAFYSQFAN
- the sfmbt2 gene encoding scm-like with four MBT domains protein 2 isoform X1, translating into MDCAEEEVDFNWEEYLEETGATAAPHTSFRHVELSLQSSFQPGMKLEVANKGSLDTYWVATIITTCGQLLLLRYCGYGDDRKADFWCDVMTAELHPVGWCAQNNKTLQPPEDNVYLRAAIKEKYSDWTEFLIKELTGSRTAPANLLEGPLRGKNTVDLIVSGCILEVRDAFEPSVYWAARVLRNVGGRLCLSYVGLNDSAHDMWVFYLDTRLRPLGWAKENNLSLKPPTDLCDLRSSSEWTEALDEATTEALKSPLPLEVFKDHADLSTHSFRAGMKLEMVSPKEPFHICPVSVTKVYNEYYFQITVDDLTAEATPTRVVCHADSPGILPVQWCLKNGVGLERPQGFESQDFDWADYLKHTGAEAAPDVCFPNASQGKGFCKDMWLEAVNPLQSAELCVARIAQVKGRLLWLRLEGLSKPQPDCVVDVESTNIFPVGWCEANGYPLTHLLKTVCLPQKKIAVVQPEKQLAPSQPPDAPLNLCSSVDIGSANGKYCCSQLFINHRCFSGPYLNKGRIAELPKAVGPGKCAVVLKEILTMLINSAYKPGRVLRELQMVEDPQWNCQEETLKAKYKGKSYRSTTRIVRTADQVSEFCRRVCERLQCCPNLFGPTIVSDKCPENCFSQTKTKYTYYKKRKVGRPSLGENAQDGDVTKPARRRKKRKAIFVQKKRRTSIVGYHTAESPQDSDYYYDDDEDEDVEEWGSEVSSSSPPEEASAHSFKDVPRRGRPPRRAALQRRATHPGPEPTDRSSPRRTTRSVSCSQNQAAKDTHAKTEGFEEEDRLVLETNPLEWSVSDVVDFITSTDCASLAKIFQEQDIDGQALLLLTLPTVQECMDLKLGPAIKLCHQIERVKVAFYSQFAN